The DNA region ttttcagcacttgtttcgaaaagtaacactcttcaacatttttttgatttaaacgaattATTGACacaatacatgaaaatttgacataaaatttcactcaatgtgtgttttttgcaattgcaaaaactcgttgcaaaacttgattttttcagcactcttcgtatttatccaactcggtgaacctcgttgtactgaaaaaatcctctttttgcaacttgttgcataaactactattaaaacaaGGTCAAAAACAGAATCGATCTCGTAATGTTCAGAACCTTTCAGAACGATCCGTGAAACATTTTGCCAGTGTGTTAGTTTGACAGCTGATTACACTTCAAGTTCATTACTGAAccattttttgtgttgtttattTGTGCGCCTGGCGCTAGAAAGCGTTGAGAACCTTATCTTTGGTAAGAATATTATAGGGCATTCTGCCgaaaaaaacagaatatttCAATCCGGGTTTGTTATAGCGCTCTCAGCACAATGACGGAACCAGACTTTACCAACCCGGATTTGACGGCCGAGCTGGCTGAAATCATCAAACAAGAACCGTTGGAACTCAAACCCGAGGGAGCTGAAATTCCATCATGTTCAACCAAGCAAAATCAGCCAACGAAACCACAACCGCAACAACAGGAGCCGGAGCAGATGGAGGACGAATGGCCACCGATTCCTAACTGGCAAAACCCCAAACGGGAGCGCTTTGGGTCCATCAGAAATGATCCTTATACCGACGAGGCACTGTACGCTCGCGTGTTGGATCCACGCTGCGATCCGGACTGGCCACTGGCCCATCTCTATCCGATTTACTTGAGCAACTTCCGCTGTTCCAATCTGAACATGTGCCAGACGGCTGTCCGGCAGTGCTTTGCTGCACGGGGTTTGCTGGTGCGTTGGTGCTTCAGCCGAGCCGACGATTACTTTCGGCAGTTCCAGCGGAAAGCCAACCTGTACGATGGACTGATTTACTTTGGTTCGGAAAATGAAGCGATCCGTGCGATGAACGCCTGCAACAACCAGCGCTACAACCATTACACGATGAATGCGTTTCCTGGCCGCGAGCCGGTGTACTTCCGGGCGGATCGTAGCATCCAGTACCGGAACATGCGCTTCGGTTACGTCTACAGCGAGGAATTTCTGTGGCGCCATCTGGTTCGTTACGGAGCCGGACCCAACACCGTGGTCAAGTTCGACATCAGCAACGGCGCGGCCGAATTCCACAACGTCGCTCAAATGCAAAAGGCACTCGCAGAAGAGCGCCAGTTTGTACCGTCGCCGGTGGCCCACGATCAGGCTCTCCGAAAGCAACGCTACATCGAAAGTGACGTGAAGGACCAGATTCTGGATAGCGTTCGACAGAATCCGTCCTCCGTTGAACTCGATCTGAACGATCCGTTCCTCGAGGCGATACAAACCAATAACCGGCCGAATGCAATCAAGTGCTGGGGTCCGCCGGAACAGGGCACCGGAAAGGGCGTGATTGGAATTCCGCTGACAAAGAAGCAGATGGCGAGTAAGCTGGCAAACATGCGCGGGGTCGCCGAACGGGCTTTGGCCGAAGGACGCACCCCAAACTACTTTGGGAGAACAAAGGAAGATCAGAAGATGCTGCGGCGGATCTACCACGAAGTTCGTTGCGAGCAGCAGCAGAAGAAAAGGGGCACGGGTAGAAACCGCCATGTTGAGGAATCCAACCATGATGGCGAGGAGTTTGATGTTTGAGTTGTTTGAATCTTCATTTCTGGACTATTTAGTGCAACGTTTGAATTTCATGAGTTGCATTTGACTTGAAactactttttgttattttattccaTCGAATGTGTTTTGTTATCTATTGTTACTTGATATCTCTATCAAATAAATAAACTccaatgaatttaaatttataagtgttgtttgaaaatgattCTTCACAGCGATCCAAGCACGGAGCTCCGCAAGAAGCAGGACGCTGCCAAGCTGGCCAAACGACCCGCCTACAAGATCGACACGCTGGGCAAGTTTCTCGAGTACGATCGCAAAGTGCTCCGCTTCCAGGGCTTCTGGGACGATCGGTCCAGTCTGTTTGGCGACCTGCACGAGCTGGAGGTGCTGTACCATCTGAGCGATGATACGTTCGAAGTCAAGGAAAAACTGCCGCTCAATTCCGGTCGGGACTCGAACGGAATGTTTCTGCGGAGGGGCCGCCTGCCGAAGCAGTTTGATCGACTCCCGGTGATGGGCGAGGGAACGCCGGTGACGGTGCTAAACGTGCTGGGCGGGGGACTTAAGGGCGGTCGATACCTGACGGACAGCGTTGGGATCGGGAAGAGGGATGACAATTACTATCGGGACGCGGACTTGGCGATCGGGAAGATGATCAACGTTTATGGCAGAACGATCATGCTGACTAGTTGCGATCGATACACGCAGGATTATTACAGGACGAAGGTAGGGAGATGATTGTGGGTTTAGAGATCTCCGATATTAACCGTTTTTTACGATTCCAGTTTGGTTGCGAAGACTTCACCCCCATCCAGGGCTACAGCGTCATTAGGGACGAATACCAACGGCGGTGCCGTCGCGAACGAGAGCTTCCGCCGTACAATGGCTGGGGATCGCACGAGGACTCCGAGGGTAACTGCATCACGGTGGAACCGCACCCGCCCAAGATCGACTTCCGCAAGTTTGTCATCTACGATCGGTGCAATCTGCGCTTCGGATCGCGCATGATCTCCAAAATTAAGGAGAACAACGATCGGTTCTTCGTTATTACGTACTATCTGAGCGACGATACGGTGTCGGTGTACGAGCTTCAAATCAGGAACTCGGGCTTCCAGGTAATTTCTGTACACTCACAAATCTAAAATACCTCACAATGCCTTATCTTTTTAGGGTGGAGAGTTCATCAAACGTGCCAGAGTTCTAACCCCGAATCAAGACATCTTCACGCCGAACCGACCATCGTACTACAAAGCCCAAGACTTCTATCTCGGCACGACCGTCATTCTACAAGACCACAAATTCAACGTAACAAACGCCGACATCTACGCGCTCAAATTCATGGAGTCGCACTGCGAAGAGTTCCCACTCTCCAATGTGTCCAAAATCGTCCAGAAAATCCGTAACGCCCTGCAACCGATCTACAAGGATTACGTGGCCAGACACATGTCCAAAGTGGTGCACAAGAAGATCGACGACGTGAGCGTGGCCACCGTGAGTTACGAAGCCCTTCGAGACATGCTGCTGGAACTGCTCGGCGACCAAATCGTTGACCAGGAAATTGTCACCCTGTGCCGTCAGTTTTCAGCCGAGTCCAAACAGCACGTCAAGTGCGACAAGGAGCTAGTTCGATCGGCGGTTCATGCCGAGCTAACCCGAGACTTGTGGCACGACTTGCAGCGCACCAAAGAACACTTGTACCACCAAGATCCGACCTCGGACGGTTGGATGACGCCGAGTCAGATCGTGAAAACCATCAAAGCCTGCCGAATCCCGCTGGACAACGCCCTCATCGATGGAATGTTGGAAGTGTAAGTCAAAATACCTCTTACGTAACCCCGCATCCCTTAAACGACCCAAACCCCGTTCCAGCCTTAACCGGAACCACCGGGGTGACATCGAGGTGAGTGATTTCCTGAGCATGCTGAACCCGATTGAGGCACCCTGTAAGCCACTGCAGCCGCTCAACATCAAGCACGACATTTGCTTCTTCACGCCGTACCGCGTGACGGGTAACCTGATCGACTGGGACAAGCTGTTGGCCAGCATCGACCTCGAGAGTAGCCTCACGACGCAGACGTAACGGTCAAAATTTGCACTGCCAAAGCATTGTGTGTCAATTGGGTATTTATTTGTGAGCGATTTGGAATGCACCGATTTTGAaggaatgattttttaaataatcggcAAATGGGTTGTGTTTTTGCAGAAAAACTGAGAATGTCCATGTCTTTGGCGTGTGATGTGTCCATCCATCAATGATTCCACTAGTCTAATCAGCTACCCTGGAAAACCGTTCTCGTACAGgttcttccatagctcttcgtgATCGTGTTTTTACAACACCAATTTCAATTGCtcctgaaaattgaaaatgcagtaCGCTCCTGTACTCAATAACTTCGTGCGATTCCAGTTTGGCATTGTACTCCTCTTTGAACTTCTTGAAGTTGTCAAGCTTGTCTGACTGCGACTTATACCCCTTTATCTCGTCGCAATGCCAGCgaaagtaat from Culex quinquefasciatus strain JHB chromosome 3, VPISU_Cqui_1.0_pri_paternal, whole genome shotgun sequence includes:
- the LOC6051291 gene encoding uncharacterized protein LOC6051291, which encodes MTEPDFTNPDLTAELAEIIKQEPLELKPEGAEIPSCSTKQNQPTKPQPQQQEPEQMEDEWPPIPNWQNPKRERFGSIRNDPYTDEALYARVLDPRCDPDWPLAHLYPIYLSNFRCSNLNMCQTAVRQCFAARGLLVRWCFSRADDYFRQFQRKANLYDGLIYFGSENEAIRAMNACNNQRYNHYTMNAFPGREPVYFRADRSIQYRNMRFGYVYSEEFLWRHLVRYGAGPNTVVKFDISNGAAEFHNVAQMQKALAEERQFVPSPVAHDQALRKQRYIESDVKDQILDSVRQNPSSVELDLNDPFLEAIQTNNRPNAIKCWGPPEQGTGKGVIGIPLTKKQMASKLANMRGVAERALAEGRTPNYFGRTKEDQKMLRRIYHEVRCEQQQKKRGTGRNRHVEESNHDGEEFDV
- the LOC6051292 gene encoding EF-hand domain-containing family member C2 gives rise to the protein MLRCSGLPFLPGNTFPDLSQTRFHKSHHFDRWSRTCMLADQKRPGIGGKQYSPTDGPEYCLPSLYPPRQGPLLPSWLSYDRKVLCFHGFFQETLSEVDRIPYQIRKVKILYYLEDGTMQVSEPRTMNSGIPQGCLVTRQRIPRPVPYDGEFTSLLDLNINHTVQLFDRVYTITGCDDFTRRFLNRLGVSVPECVEPPIDPSTELRKKQDAAKLAKRPAYKIDTLGKFLEYDRKVLRFQGFWDDRSSLFGDLHELEVLYHLSDDTFEVKEKLPLNSGRDSNGMFLRRGRLPKQFDRLPVMGEGTPVTVLNVLGGGLKGGRYLTDSVGIGKRDDNYYRDADLAIGKMINVYGRTIMLTSCDRYTQDYYRTKFGCEDFTPIQGYSVIRDEYQRRCRRERELPPYNGWGSHEDSEGNCITVEPHPPKIDFRKFVIYDRCNLRFGSRMISKIKENNDRFFVITYYLSDDTVSVYELQIRNSGFQGGEFIKRARVLTPNQDIFTPNRPSYYKAQDFYLGTTVILQDHKFNVTNADIYALKFMESHCEEFPLSNVSKIVQKIRNALQPIYKDYVARHMSKVVHKKIDDVSVATVSYEALRDMLLELLGDQIVDQEIVTLCRQFSAESKQHVKCDKELVRSAVHAELTRDLWHDLQRTKEHLYHQDPTSDGWMTPSQIVKTIKACRIPLDNALIDGMLEVLNRNHRGDIEVSDFLSMLNPIEAPCKPLQPLNIKHDICFFTPYRVTGNLIDWDKLLASIDLESSLTTQT